One Odocoileus virginianus isolate 20LAN1187 ecotype Illinois chromosome 6, Ovbor_1.2, whole genome shotgun sequence DNA segment encodes these proteins:
- the LOC110137109 gene encoding olfactory receptor 10G2: MGKTRNASLDTVVTDFILLGLSHPPRLRTLLFLVFFIIYILTQLGNLLILLTVWADPKLHTRPMYILLGVLSFLDMWLSSVIVPRIILNFTPASKRIPFGGCAAQLYFFHFLGSTQCFLYTLMAYDRYLAICQPLRYPALMNGRLCTILVAGAWVAGSIHGSIQATLTFRLPYCGPNQVDYFICDIPAVLRLACADTAVNELVTFVDIGVVAASCFTLILLSYANIVHAILQIRTADGRRRAFSTCGSHLTVVTVYYVPCIFIYLRAGSKSPLDGAVAVFYTVVTPLLNPLIYTLRNQEVKSALKRIAAGRGAGSENK; this comes from the coding sequence ATGGGAAAGACCAGAAACGCATCCCTGGACACTGTGGTGACAGATTTCATTCTCTTGGGCTTATCTCACCCCCCGAGGCTGAGGACTCTCCTCTTCTTGGTCTTCTTCATCATTTACATCCTGACTCAGCTGGGCAACCTCCTCATTTTGCTCACTGTGTGGGCTGACCCAAAGCTCCACACTCGCCCCATGTACATTCTCCTGGGCGTGCTCTCATTCCTGGACATGTGGCTCTCCTCCGTCATCGTTCCTCGAATTATTCTAAACTTTACTCCCGCCAGCAAGAGGATCCCGTTTGGTGGCTGTGCGGCTCAgctgtatttctttcatttcctgggCAGCACACAGTGTTTCCTCTACACCTTGATGGCCTATGACAGGTACCTGGCAATATGCCAGCCCCTGCGCTACCCCGCGCTCATGAACGGGAGGCTATGCACCATCCTTGTGGCTGGAGCTTGGGTGGCTGGCTCCATTCATGGGTCCATCCAGGCCACCCTGACATTCCGCCTGCCCTACTGTGGGCCCAACCAGGTGGATTACTTCATCTGTGACATCCCTGCAGTATTGAGACTGGCCTGTGCAGACACAGCTGTCAATGAGCTTGTGACTTTTGTGGACATCGGGGTAGTGGCCGCCAGTTGTTTCACGTTAATTCTGCTCTCCTATGCCAACATAGTCCACGCCATCCTGCAGATACGCACCGCTGATGGGCGGCGCCGAGCCTTCTCCACCTGCGGCTCCCACCTAACCGTGGTCACAGTCTACTATGTCCCCTGTATTTTCATCTACCTTCGGGCTGGCTCCAAGAGTCCCCTGGATGGGGCAGTGGCTGTGTTTTACACTGTTGTCACTCCACTACTGAACCCCCTCATCTACACGCTGAGGAACCAGGAAGTGAAGTCTGCTCTGAAGAGAATAGCTGCAGGTAGGGGGGCCGGGAGTGAAAATAAGTAA
- the LOC139035476 gene encoding olfactory receptor 10G2-like, translated as MGKIRNTSLDTVVTDFILLGLSHPPRLRTLLFLVFFIIYILTQLGNLLILLTVWADPKLHTRPMYILLGVLSFLDMWLSSVIVPRIILNFTPASKRIPFGGCAAQLYFFHFLGSTQCFLYTLMAYDRYLAICQPLRYPALMNGRLCTILVAGAWVAGSIHGSIQATLTFRLPYCGPNQVDYFICDIPAVLRLACADTAVNELVTFVDIGVVAASCFTLILLSYANIVHAILQIRTADGRRRAFSTCGSHLTVVTVYYVPCIFIYLRAGSKSPLDGAVAVFYTVVTPLLNPLIYTLRNQEVKSALKRIAAGRGAGSENK; from the coding sequence ATGGGAAAGATCAGAAACACATCCCTGGACACTGTGGTGACAGATTTCATTCTCCTGGGCTTATCTCACCCCCCGAGGCTGAGGACTCTCCTCTTCTTGGTCTTCTTCATCATTTACATCCTGACTCAGCTGGGCAACCTCCTCATTTTGCTCACTGTGTGGGCTGACCCAAAGCTCCACACTCGCCCCATGTACATTCTCCTGGGCGTGCTCTCATTCCTGGACATGTGGCTCTCCTCCGTCATCGTTCCTCGAATTATTCTCAACTTTACTCCCGCCAGCAAGAGGATCCCGTTTGGTGGCTGTGCGGCTCAgctgtatttctttcatttcctgggCAGCACACAGTGTTTCCTCTACACCTTGATGGCCTATGACAGGTACCTGGCAATATGCCAGCCCCTGCGCTACCCCGCGCTCATGAACGGGAGGCTATGCACCATCCTTGTGGCTGGAGCTTGGGTGGCTGGCTCCATTCATGGGTCCATCCAGGCCACCCTGACATTCCGCCTGCCCTACTGTGGGCCCAACCAGGTGGATTACTTCATCTGTGACATCCCTGCAGTATTGAGACTGGCCTGTGCAGACACAGCTGTCAATGAGCTTGTGACTTTTGTGGACATCGGGGTAGTGGCCGCCAGTTGTTTCACGTTAATTCTGCTCTCCTATGCCAACATAGTCCACGCCATCCTGCAGATACGCACCGCTGATGGGCGGCGCCGAGCCTTCTCCACCTGCGGCTCCCACCTAACCGTGGTCACAGTCTACTATGTCCCCTGTATTTTCATCTACCTTCGGGCTGGCTCCAAGAGTCCCCTGGATGGGGCAGTGGCTGTGTTTTACACTGTTGTCACTCCATTACTGAACCCCCTCATCTACACGCTGAGGAACCAGGAAGTGAAGTCTGCTCTGAAGAGAATAGCTGCAGGTAGGGGGGCCGGGAGTGAAAATAAGTAA
- the LOC139035477 gene encoding olfactory receptor 10G2-like, giving the protein MGKTRNTSLDTVVTDFILLGLSHPPRLRTLLFLVFFIIYILTQLGNLLILLTVWADPKLHTRPMYILLGVLSFLDMWLSSVIVPRIILNFTPASKRIPFGGCAAQLYFFHFLGSTQCFLYTLMAYDRYLAICQPLRYPALMNGRLCTILVAGACVAGSIHGSIQATLTFRLPYCGPNQVDYFFCDIPAVLRLACADTTVNELVTFVDIGVVAASCFTLILLSYANIVHAILQIRTADGRRRAFSTCGSHLTVVTVYYVPCIFIYLRAGSKSPLDGAVAVFYTVVTPLLNPLIYTLRNQEVKSALKRIAAGRGAGSENK; this is encoded by the coding sequence ATGGGAAAGACCAGAAACACATCCCTGGACACCGTGGTGACAGATTTCATTCTCTTGGGCTTATCTCACCCCCCGAGGCTGAGGACTCTCCTCTTCTTGGTCTTCTTCATCATTTACATCCTGACTCAGCTGGGCAACCTCCTCATTTTGCTCACTGTGTGGGCTGACCCAAAGCTCCACACTCGCCCCATGTACATTCTCCTGGGCGTGCTCTCATTCCTGGACATGTGGCTCTCCTCCGTCATCGTTCCTCGAATTATTCTCAACTTTACTCCCGCCAGCAAGAGGATCCCGTTTGGTGGCTGTGCGGCTCAgctgtatttctttcatttcctgggCAGCACACAGTGTTTCCTCTACACCTTGATGGCCTATGACAGGTACCTGGCAATATGCCAGCCCCTGCGCTACCCCGCGCTCATGAACGGGAGGCTATGCACCATCCTTGTGGCTGGAGCTTGTGTGGCTGGCTCCATTCATGGGTCCATCCAGGCCACCCTGACGTTCCGCCTGCCCTACTGTGGGCCCAATCAGGTGGATTATTTTTTCTGCGACATCCCTGCAGTATTGAGACTGGCCTGTGCAGACACAACTGTCAATGAGCTTGTGACTTTTGTGGACATCGGGGTAGTGGCCGCCAGCTGTTTCACGTTAATTCTGCTCTCCTATGCCAACATAGTCCACGCCATCCTGCAGATACGCACGGCTGATGGGCGGCGCCGAGCCTTCTCCACCTGCGGCTCCCACCTAACCGTGGTCACAGTCTACTATGTCCCCTGTATTTTCATCTACCTTCGGGCTGGCTCCAAGAGTCCCCTGGATGGGGCAGTGGCTGTGTTTTACACTGTTGTCACTCCATTACTGAACCCCCTCATCTACACGCTGAGGAACCAGGAAGTGAAGTCTGCTCTGAAGAGAATAGCTGCAGGTAGGGGGGCCGGGAGTGAAAATAAGTAA
- the OR10G3 gene encoding olfactory receptor 10G3: MERINSTLLTEFILTGIPYPPQLRTFLFGFFFLIYILTQLGNLLILITVCIDPQLHARPMYIFLGVLSVIDMGISSIIVPRLMMNFTLGLKPIPFGGCVAQLYFYHFLGSTQCFVYTLMAYDRYLAICRPLRYPVLMNAKLSALLVAGAWVAGSMHGALQAILTFRLPYCGPNQVDYFFCDIPAVLRLACADTTVNELVTFVDIGVVVASCFSLILLSYIQILQAILRIRTADGRRRAFSTCGAHVTMVTVYYVPCAFIYLRPETNSPLDGAAALFPTAITPFLNPLIYTLRNQEVKLALKRMIGGPGTKSEV, translated from the coding sequence ATGGAAAGAATCAATAGCACATTGTTGACTGAGTTCATTCTGACAGGAATTCCCTACCCACCTCAGCTAAGGACGTTTCTCTTTGGGTTCTTCTTCCTGATCTACATCCTGACTCAGCTGGGAAACCTGCTCATCCTAATCACTGTCTGCATAGACCCACAACTCCATGCCCGTCCCATGTACATCTTTCTTGGTGTTCTCTCCGTCATTGACATGGGCATCTCCTCTATCATTGTCCCTCGCCTCATGATGAACTTCACTTTAGGCCTCAAACCTATCCCATTTGGTGGCTGTGTCGCCCAACTCTATTTCTATCACTTTCTGGGCTCCACCCAGTGCTTCGTTTACACGTTGATGGCCTACGATAGGTATCTGGCAATATGCCGGCCCCTGCGCTACCCTGTTCTCATGAATGCTAAGCTGAGTGCCTTGCTTGTGGCTGGAGCTTGGGTGGCGGGATCCAtgcatggggctctccaggccaTCCTAACCTTCCGTCTGCCCTACTGTGGGCCCAACCAGGTAGATTACTTCTTCTGTGACATCCCTGCAGTTCTGAGACTGGCCTGTGCTGATACAACAGTCAATGAGCTTGTGACCTTTGTGGATATTGGGGTGGTTGTTGCCAGTTGCTTCTCGCTGATCCTCCTCTCCTACATACAGATCCTTCAGGCCATCCTGAGAATCCGTACAGCTGATGGGAGGCGCCGGGCCTTCTCAACCTGTGGGGCCCATGTAACCATGGTAACTGTGTACTATGTGCCCTGCGCCTTCATCTACCTGAGGCCTGAAACCAACAGCCCCCTGGACGGGGCAGCTGCCCTCTTCCCCACAGCCATCACTCCTTTCCTCAACCCCCTCATCTACACTCTGCGGAACCAAGAGGTGAAGCTGGCCCTGAAGAGAATGATAGGCGGCCCAGGGACTAAGAGTGAGGTTTGA